Proteins from a genomic interval of Terriglobales bacterium:
- a CDS encoding FemAB family XrtA/PEP-CTERM system-associated protein: MAETTASAATRIATYSDSLRSSWDAYAHRHPDSTIFHTIAWKRSVEREFGFQSHYLYAERNDQICGILPLFLLSNLVMGKVLISTPFAVYGGPCADDDPATLALVDAARKLAQELRVQHLELRNRHQISLGPEFHEKDLYVSFDRDLPKTEDELMKSLPRDTRYMIRKGLKAGLTSVIDNSQVATLHHIYAQSVHNLGTPVFSQRWFEILREEFGDALQILIVNSPEGPIAAVQSFKFREWIIPFYGGAPLEARKYAANNVMYWEVMRRAQAEGLTKFDFGRSKRETGAFFFKTQWTMTQHQLPYKYFLVRRKEMPNFSPNNKKFQLAIECWKKLPLPITKWIGPPLVKLFP; this comes from the coding sequence ATGGCCGAAACCACGGCTTCTGCTGCCACGAGGATCGCAACTTACTCCGATTCGCTGCGCTCCAGTTGGGACGCCTACGCGCACCGGCATCCTGACTCGACCATCTTCCACACCATTGCCTGGAAACGAAGTGTCGAGCGTGAGTTTGGCTTTCAGTCACACTATCTTTACGCCGAGCGCAACGATCAGATTTGCGGCATCCTTCCGCTGTTTTTGCTCTCGAACCTCGTGATGGGCAAGGTCCTCATTTCAACTCCGTTCGCTGTGTACGGTGGGCCTTGTGCTGACGACGACCCTGCTACCCTCGCCTTGGTTGACGCCGCCCGGAAACTCGCGCAGGAACTCCGCGTTCAGCACCTTGAGCTGCGCAATCGACACCAGATTTCCCTCGGGCCCGAGTTCCACGAGAAGGACTTATACGTCAGCTTCGATCGCGACTTACCCAAAACCGAAGACGAACTCATGAAGAGCCTTCCGCGTGACACGCGCTACATGATCCGCAAGGGTCTGAAGGCAGGATTGACCTCCGTCATCGATAACAGCCAGGTCGCCACTCTCCACCATATATACGCGCAGAGCGTGCATAACCTTGGCACGCCGGTGTTCTCACAGCGGTGGTTCGAAATTCTCCGGGAGGAGTTCGGCGACGCCCTCCAGATCCTCATCGTGAACTCGCCCGAAGGGCCAATCGCCGCCGTCCAGAGCTTCAAGTTCCGTGAATGGATCATTCCCTTCTACGGCGGAGCTCCGCTCGAAGCCCGTAAGTATGCGGCCAACAATGTCATGTATTGGGAAGTCATGCGTCGCGCCCAGGCCGAAGGCTTGACGAAGTTCGACTTCGGCCGCAGCAAACGCGAGACGGGCGCGTTCTTCTTCAAGACCCAGTGGACGATGACTCAACATCAGTTGCCATACAAGTACTTCCTGGTCCGCCGCAAGGAAATGCCGAACTTCTCGCCGAACAATAAGAAGTTCCAGCTTGCGATCGAATGCTGGAAGAAATTGCCGCTGCCAATCACCAAGTGGATCGGCCCACCTCTGGTGAAGCTGTTCCCGTAA
- a CDS encoding asparagine synthase-related protein: protein MSAETLRAASQQVETVYGNREAFFRLTKVDGRWVSTGTPHCVLSQNPLARDTSAFDGVFAEWLWDGAELIARNDRYGFMPMYYYQAGNEFCISGSIPTLLRQGTPAEFDYVALSVFLRLGYYIGEDTAFRAIRMLPPSARLNWKNGRLSITGSIPMPTPISMTRDEAMEAFIPAVRDAIKRTHPKSGEFVVTLSGGRDSRHIFLELLECGFQPSACVSVCNYEPWSSGDVEIAAELCKATGVRHELVQQRSSPFLADLHKNLQTSLSVLEHAWIIALEMYLKGRTQVVYEGVACDMYTTGYSTTTERLALIRNHQFSELSDDLLDKDEPLRLRLLGRSRYQLANRQVAIERLAQELGKHAEAASPLVSFFLYSRTRRVTALAPFNMLTEVGHVVTPYLDPALYDLLCALPAEIFLDHNFHTDSITKAYPKYAHIPYAAKKLSAAPKYKFFANLALQLGAFSLEPTKHQLLSRSYLWPRLLRCLVDKPYTPALGWLGDIATYLMHLEHAADGKVLDVSEIH, encoded by the coding sequence ATGTCTGCCGAGACACTCCGTGCGGCAAGCCAGCAAGTCGAGACAGTTTATGGTAACCGTGAAGCCTTTTTCCGTCTGACCAAAGTAGACGGTCGCTGGGTTTCGACCGGTACTCCGCATTGCGTGCTAAGCCAGAATCCACTGGCGCGAGACACTTCTGCTTTCGATGGAGTTTTCGCGGAGTGGCTGTGGGACGGCGCTGAACTCATTGCCCGGAATGATCGCTACGGCTTCATGCCGATGTACTACTATCAGGCAGGAAATGAATTCTGCATTTCCGGCTCCATTCCCACGCTTCTCCGGCAAGGCACACCGGCTGAATTCGATTATGTCGCTCTGTCAGTCTTCCTGCGTCTCGGCTACTACATCGGTGAAGACACGGCCTTTCGCGCGATAAGGATGCTGCCACCTTCCGCTCGTCTCAACTGGAAGAATGGGAGGCTCAGCATTACAGGTTCTATTCCGATGCCGACGCCGATCTCCATGACACGAGACGAGGCGATGGAAGCATTCATCCCTGCCGTGCGCGATGCTATAAAGCGAACTCATCCCAAGAGCGGCGAGTTTGTCGTCACCCTAAGCGGAGGACGCGATTCAAGACACATCTTTCTGGAGCTGCTGGAATGCGGGTTTCAGCCTAGCGCCTGCGTAAGCGTGTGCAATTACGAGCCGTGGTCCAGCGGGGACGTGGAAATTGCTGCCGAACTGTGCAAAGCGACAGGAGTCCGACATGAACTTGTTCAGCAACGATCATCTCCCTTCCTAGCCGACCTGCATAAGAACCTGCAGACAAGTCTCTCTGTACTTGAACATGCGTGGATTATCGCCCTTGAGATGTACCTGAAAGGTAGAACCCAAGTCGTCTACGAGGGCGTCGCATGCGACATGTATACGACTGGATATTCGACCACTACGGAGCGACTCGCCCTTATCCGCAACCATCAGTTTTCAGAACTCTCCGACGATTTGCTCGACAAAGACGAGCCTCTCAGGCTCCGCTTACTCGGCCGCTCACGCTACCAACTCGCAAACCGGCAAGTCGCGATCGAACGTCTCGCCCAGGAATTGGGAAAGCATGCGGAAGCTGCCAGTCCGCTTGTCTCGTTCTTTCTCTATAGCCGCACTCGGCGCGTCACAGCGCTTGCTCCTTTCAATATGCTAACTGAGGTAGGTCACGTTGTAACGCCTTACCTGGACCCAGCCCTCTACGACTTACTGTGTGCACTTCCCGCGGAGATTTTCCTCGATCACAATTTCCACACTGACTCAATCACCAAGGCGTATCCGAAATACGCTCATATCCCTTACGCGGCTAAGAAACTTAGTGCGGCCCCTAAATACAAGTTCTTCGCGAACCTTGCGTTGCAACTTGGTGCGTTCAGCCTGGAGCCAACCAAACATCAACTGCTCTCTCGTAGCTATCTGTGGCCACGCTTGTTAAGGTGCTTGGTCGATAAACCGTATACGCCTGCCTTAGGATGGCTCGGGGATATCGCGACCTATCTAATGCATCTGGAACATGCTGCTGACGGCAAGGTACTCGACGTTTCCGAAATTCATTGA